The Akkermansia sp. RCC_12PD genome contains the following window.
TTCTTTCGTGTACTTGTCTTCTTTTACTTCACCCGTGCATCCGAATATTTGCCAGCGGCACTTCCACGTCCAGCTGATGGAACCCGTGAACGCGTCAATGTCCTCCGGGCGATACAGGCAATTGGTGCTGTCATAAATTTCATTGGTTACGGAAACCCGGGCGGGGTTCGCTGAAACCTTGTGCTCGCTGACCAGGGGATGATCCGGAAGAGGTTCGGGATCATAACCGGCATGCTGCTCCAGGGAGTAGAGATTGGTGAAGCTGACATTCAAGGGAAAGATGCGCAGGATTCTGAGAGCGCTCAGCCCTGTGGTGCATTTAATTTTAGCCGCTTCATCCAGCGCTTTCTGGAAAGGGCTCTCCGCCCCCGCGTAGGTCAGGCCCTTGGGAGGGATGAGGGTGAATTCGATCTCCTGCTCCACTCCGTCCACTTCCGCCTTCACCTTGATCTTTTGCTGCTCTTTGGCCAGGGTATTGATGTTGACGGTTATTTGATCTGACCGAAACTCATTTTTTTCAAGCTTGAAATACTCCTCCCCTTCAACGGCGGTCCAGCTGCACCGGGTTCCTTCGGGAAGTTTTTTGCCGTCCAGGGTGGCGGTCAGGGTGATGTATTCCCGGAGGGTGACGGTCGTTCTTTCCCTGTTGCTTTTGTCAATCTCCTCCTGGGGAGGGTTGAGATCGGGGTATTTGAAGTACACTTCCGCCGCGCAAAACTGGGTTTCATGTTTTATTTCAACGCCCTTGGACGCCAGGCTATTGAACGTCAGGGTGCAGCTGATCAATAACAGGCAAAGGAATGTTTTCATGGGAAACTTCAGGTAAACTGTTTTTAAATTACGCAGAATCAAAAATTTGTCAATATATTATTCATTTAAAACATAAAATCAAGGGTTGCGGACAAAGCCCGTGAAAACGGGATATGCGGCAGCATGCCAAAAGCCGCAGATGAACGCAGAATGCACCGCCCGCGCCTTGAAGCGGCACAAAAACCGCCTTATGATGGCGCTCATGGGAATGGAAGACTCCCTTCCCGGCATTTCAAGATGAATACTCCCCTCAAAGACCGCCTGCTCCGTCACATGAAAGACGGGCATTATGAACCGCAGAGCAAGTCAGAGCTGGCCCGTGCCCTGAATGTGGATTCCCGCCAGCGCCTGGACCTTCGGAATCTGGTGGACCAGTTGGAGGAAGAGGGCATGCTTGTACGCCTGCAAAAGGGCAAATATGCCCTGAAAAGGGAGCGGCGCGATTTGGTACAGGGCAAAATCCGTATCCTGCGTTCCGGTAAAATTCTTTTTCTCCCCCAAAAGGGGGATTCCGCAGCGGCGGCCATGGGCTGGGATCTGGATTCCATTCCGGAGCTGGAACTCAAACCCGAACGGTTGAATACCGCCCTGGATGGAGACCAGGTGGCCATGCGCGTGGAACGCAAGGCAGCCAAAGGCAGGCGCAACGACCGCAGAAGCGGTTCTTCCGCGTCAGACGCAAATTGGAAAGCGCGCGTGGAGGAAGTGACGAAACGCGCCCGATCCCGCTGGCTGGGCGTTTTCCGCACCGGAAAGAACAAATTCGGGCGCGTCCTGGGAGACGGTTCGGGGTCTCCGGCATACATCGAGTTGACGGAAGCCCCCGCCATGGAAGTACTGCCGGGGCAGCTTGTCTCCGTGGAGCCGGTCACCTACGGCGGCGACAAGAAATCACCGCGCGGGAAAATCGTGGAAGTGCTCGGTTATGCGGACGAACCCCATGTGGATATGGAAGCTGTCATCAGAAAATACGACCTGCCCGTGGAATTCCCCGCCGAAGCGCTTCAGGAAGCGGACGCGCTGCCCGCAGAGCCCTCCGCCAGGGAACTGGCCAGGCGGGAAGACTGGACGGACCGGACCGTCATCACCATTGACCCGGCAAGCGCCAAGGATTTTGACGACGCCATTTCCATCAGGACCACGCCGGAAGGGTGGGTGCTGGCCGTCCACATTGCGGACGTCTCCCACTTTGTTCAGCCAGGCGGCGCTCTGGACCGGGAAGCGCGCAAACGGGGCAATTCCACCTACCTTCCGGACCGCGTGCTGCCCATGCTTCCCCCGCGCCTTTCCGACGATTTGTGCAGCCTGAGGCCGGGCGTTGTGAGGCTGACAAAGGCCTGTGAGATGAAATTCAACAAAAAGGGGAAAATGCTCCACGCCCGCTTTGCGGACGCCTATATCCGCAGCAGCGCCCGGCTTACCTACCAGGAAGCGTTCGCCATGATGAACGGCCGCGACAAGGCGGGAATTCCCGCGCTGGTCAAGGAGGCATGGAAGCTGGCCTCCATCCTGCGCCGCAACCGTTATGCGAAAGGAGCGCTGGACCTGGACTTCCCGGAAGTGCGCGCCGTCATGGACAAGGACGGCCGCGTGACGGACATCGTCACGGAGGAATACGACGAAAGCCACCAGTTGATTGAAGAATGCATGCTGGCAGCCAATGAAGCCGTGGCCCTGACCCTGAAAAACCGCAACCGCCCCACGATTTACCGCGTTCATGAGGAACCTGATGCCGCCAAACTGTTCGAATTCGGCCAGCTTTGCAGGCTGTACGGCCATCCCGTTCATGACATCGGCCAGCGCCAGTACCTGAATGAACTGATGCAGTCCATCAAGGGCTCCCCGGACGAACAGCTTCTCAAGCTGGCCCTGCTGAAAAGCCTGATGCGCGCCAGATACGATACGGAACCCCTGGGGCACTACGGGCTGGCTACCCCCAATTATTGCCACTTCACCAGCCCTATCCGCCGTTATGCAGACCTGGTGGTGCACCGTTCCCTGGATCCCCTGCTGGCCAACCCGCCGAAAGGGGCAAAAGGCCCCGGCAGCGTAGCGGCTCTGGAGGAAGCGGCGGAACATATTTCCGAAACGGAACGCGTTTCCGCCAGCGCGGAAAAGGATGCCAACCGCATGAAGCTTTTTGAATGGCTGGAAGGCCAGTGTTTCGCAGACCATCCGGAAGTGCACGACGCCCTGATTACGGACACGCGCCACTTCGGCATTCTGCTGGAAATTCCGCGCCTCCAGATCAAGGGACTGGTCAAGCCGGACAAGCTTCCGGGCGGACGATGGGTGTATGAAGCCTTCGCCAACCGCTGGAAAAACGATCAGGGATTCGTCCTGTGCGCAGGCCTGCGCGTGCCCGTAATTCCCGTGAAGGTGGACCGGGAACAGCAATGGGCGGACTTTGCCATCGTTCCCAGGGAGAACCAGGAAAGTCCCGGGAAGAAAATTGTGAAGAGGAAAAACGGGCGGCACCGTCCCCGGAAATAACCGGGAAGTTCCGCGGCCGGAACCTTCCGGCTCCATCTGCCGCGATTCTTCAGAATTAACTTGAAACAGCAGAGTTATTTTGGGTATAAGGCGATTGCTGTTTACTAACTACCGACCCCACGCCTATGAAATCAGGATGTTGAATCTGTAAGCACGCACCATATGAATGCTGAATGCCAAGGCCCGCTCTTGGGTCAGGAGCGGGCCTTTTTCCAAAAAGCTTCGTCATGAAGGAAACAGGGCAGGGCCTTGAAAGTGTCCAACCTGCATGACGGAAATGCAGCATATCCCTGAACAGTCGCCTTTTAATTATGCGGATCTGATCGATTACCGCGAGGGGCAGATCACCAGCCTGGCCCTGTTGCGCTCCAAGGGAGTCAACATAACCATTCTCGCCTTTGACGATGAACAGCTCCTGCCGACCCATCAGACTCCGGGGCCTGCTCTCGTCCAGGTCGTGGACGGTACCGCCTACTTCACCATAGGCAATGCGGAAGCAGATTTGTCCCAGGGAGAAGCGCTGATGATCCCGGCCGGAGTTCCCCACTCCGTCATAGCCAGGGAACGCTTCAAAATGCTGGTTACTTCCATTCTGCCGCTGGACTGAACGGCATTCCCGTCCGGGGGGACCCGCGCCGGGAACCATTAAACGTGATCAAGTCACAATTCCCTGACGGAAAAGGTTGAACTTTGTTCCAGATTCAATTCCGGATGCCGCACGGTAATGACGTGCGTACCGGGCGCCAGCACCGCATGGGCTTCATCTCCGTATTGCACGATTTCCAGCGTGGGACATGACCAGAGAGCTCCCATGGGCAGGTTGGACCGCAATTTGAGCATGCGCCCGCCCCCGGGCATTTCCGGGTCCAGGATCAGGCGGGAGCCGTCCCGGGGAACCAGGACGCGGGGAGGTTCTCCGGACCAGTATTCGGGCAGCAGGCACCAGGCATCCGCCGCCGTGCAGGACGGGCTGGTGAACCATTCCGTATAACGGCTGTCCAGATAAGCCCTTCCCCGCGCATCGTAATCTCCGGGGGAAGCTTCTCCCGGCATGTTCGCCGGGGATGCCCACTCTTCCCGCACATAGGCGGCAGGTATTTGCATGGCCCCGGTGCGCTTTCCGGTGCGGGAATCAATGCGGATGCGCACCAAGTCCGCACCGGGCTGCGGAAAGGTCGCTTTCCTGTTCCGGTGCGCCAGTTTCATCACTCCGGCAAAAATGGGCCCCGCGCCCGTCATGCCCCCTACCTGCCTCATGGGGGAAGCGTCAAAATTGCCCACCCAGACGCCAACCGTAATTTCACGGGTAAAGCCCACGCACCAGTTGTCGCGGAAATCGGAAGAAGTGCCCGTCTTGCACGCGTAACGGAAGGGAAGATTCATCATTTCATGATCGCCGAACGTAGCCCGGCGCGCTTCCCGGTCCGCCAGAATGTCCGCTACCAGAAAGCACGAAGCCGCGGGCAATACCGGCCGCTCCGGAAAAGATTCTGCCACCGGAGCCTTCTCCAGATTCAAAGTGACGGCCTTTCCTTCGCGGGCCAGGCAGGCGTATGCGGCCGTCAGGTCCCTCAGAGTCACTTCCGCATTTCCGATAGCCAGCCCCAGGCCGTAATGCAGGGCATTCCCGTCAATGCCCTGCATGCCCA
Protein-coding sequences here:
- a CDS encoding cupin domain-containing protein, with protein sequence MQHIPEQSPFNYADLIDYREGQITSLALLRSKGVNITILAFDDEQLLPTHQTPGPALVQVVDGTAYFTIGNAEADLSQGEALMIPAGVPHSVIARERFKMLVTSILPLD
- a CDS encoding penicillin-binding transpeptidase domain-containing protein; translated protein: MPRSPGSALKPFVYAQAFTLGAYPGTVLPDVPTTYRSAHGLEAPQNYNKTYMGPISIRKALACSQNIPAMRALGSFGGPSRLLKLLKELGMQGIDGNALHYGLGLAIGNAEVTLRDLTAAYACLAREGKAVTLNLEKAPVAESFPERPVLPAASCFLVADILADREARRATFGDHEMMNLPFRYACKTGTSSDFRDNWCVGFTREITVGVWVGNFDASPMRQVGGMTGAGPIFAGVMKLAHRNRKATFPQPGADLVRIRIDSRTGKRTGAMQIPAAYVREEWASPANMPGEASPGDYDARGRAYLDSRYTEWFTSPSCTAADAWCLLPEYWSGEPPRVLVPRDGSRLILDPEMPGGGRMLKLRSNLPMGALWSCPTLEIVQYGDEAHAVLAPGTHVITVRHPELNLEQSSTFSVREL
- a CDS encoding VacB/RNase II family 3'-5' exoribonuclease, with the translated sequence MNTPLKDRLLRHMKDGHYEPQSKSELARALNVDSRQRLDLRNLVDQLEEEGMLVRLQKGKYALKRERRDLVQGKIRILRSGKILFLPQKGDSAAAAMGWDLDSIPELELKPERLNTALDGDQVAMRVERKAAKGRRNDRRSGSSASDANWKARVEEVTKRARSRWLGVFRTGKNKFGRVLGDGSGSPAYIELTEAPAMEVLPGQLVSVEPVTYGGDKKSPRGKIVEVLGYADEPHVDMEAVIRKYDLPVEFPAEALQEADALPAEPSARELARREDWTDRTVITIDPASAKDFDDAISIRTTPEGWVLAVHIADVSHFVQPGGALDREARKRGNSTYLPDRVLPMLPPRLSDDLCSLRPGVVRLTKACEMKFNKKGKMLHARFADAYIRSSARLTYQEAFAMMNGRDKAGIPALVKEAWKLASILRRNRYAKGALDLDFPEVRAVMDKDGRVTDIVTEEYDESHQLIEECMLAANEAVALTLKNRNRPTIYRVHEEPDAAKLFEFGQLCRLYGHPVHDIGQRQYLNELMQSIKGSPDEQLLKLALLKSLMRARYDTEPLGHYGLATPNYCHFTSPIRRYADLVVHRSLDPLLANPPKGAKGPGSVAALEEAAEHISETERVSASAEKDANRMKLFEWLEGQCFADHPEVHDALITDTRHFGILLEIPRLQIKGLVKPDKLPGGRWVYEAFANRWKNDQGFVLCAGLRVPVIPVKVDREQQWADFAIVPRENQESPGKKIVKRKNGRHRPRK